A single genomic interval of Alligator mississippiensis isolate rAllMis1 chromosome 15, rAllMis1, whole genome shotgun sequence harbors:
- the LOC132245571 gene encoding fibrous sheath-interacting protein 2-like, with amino-acid sequence MAKISEDDDSCSQHTDHLHAREDAVIQTTADSVYDKLLAPFQSQVSMQNCLRNGCLVLSEALCDLVFQEVSASPLQSSLSGESPLHHRAEADNIVGDTPRDVSEPLENPNTVPSDLSKIVPLIIKKLAGNLSVFSSLFPIAEMDAEKTLLLKDATAGRSSRHQRHLSRAEVSALAENLDQAVEEGLSRHQISLVPATGEEPPRCPEQEGALIPGGRKYYLIIPQQSGSEQDLYNDITGFDAHLPQDVVTVIIEELSDGPLLRVVSNRLSQSMTDPDRLAKQALSHESISAESKSWQDEEAVPGTSADKTPTGTEELATLRALQPKVDLLTQLAAHYTEDEEGEERVEDDLLESEQQWEEEEELQLIEETTPVKSSPYLWSPLGSFMDTEPSSLAVGGLSASLEAHTTLEIPCTNIPTNSLHNESEFAPDLWVWKNQLVHTASPTCASLLGQHNGALSSRH; translated from the exons ATGGCAAAAATCTCTGAAGATGATGACTCTTGTAGCCAGCACACTGACCATCTGCATGCCAGAGAGGATGCTGTGATCCAAACCACTGCTGATTCAGTTTACGACAAGCTTTTGGCACCATTTCAATCTCAAGTCAGCATGCAGAACTGCTTAAGAAATGGGTGCCTGGTTCTTTCTGAAGCTCTTTGTGACTTGGTCTTCCAAGAGGTTTCCGCGAGTCCACTGCAGAGCTCTCTTTCTGGGGAATCACCACTTCACCACCGTGCCGAAGCAGACAATATTGTTGGAGATACACCtagagatgtttctgagcctctGGAGAACCCAAACACCGTACCATCGGACCTGAGTAAAATAGTTCCTCTTATCATCAAAAAACTAGCAGGAAATCTGTCCGTGTTTTCATCCCTCTTTCCCATTGCGGAgatggatgcagaaaagactttgTTGCTGAAGGATGCAACTGCTGGCAGAAGCTCACGGCACCAGCGACATTTATCAAGGGCCGAAGTGAGCGCACTTGCTGAGAACTTGGACCAGGCTGTGGAAGAAGGCCTGTCCAGACATCAAATCAGCCTTGTGCCAGCTACAGGGGAAGAGCCACCGCGATGTCCAGAGCAGGAAGGAGCACTTATTCCTGGAGGCCGAAAGTACTACCTGATTATACCACAACAATCTGGATCTGAGCAAGACCTGTACAATGACATAACAGGTTTTGATGCACATCTTCCACAAGACGTGGTTACCGTCATAATTGAGGAACTCTCTGATGGCCCCCTTTTACGGGTGGTGAGCAACCGACTGAGCCAAAGCATGACAGACCCAGACAGGCTTGCCAAGCAGGCTCTTTCCCATGAGTCTATTAGTGCAGAGTCTAAGTCATGGCAAGATGAAGAGGCAGTCCCAGGTACAAGTGCAGACAAGACCCCAACAGGGACAGAGGAGTTAGCCACACTGAGAGCTCTTCAGCCCAAGGTGGACCTCCTCACACAACTGGCAGCTCACTACACTGAGGatgaggagggagaagagagggtgGAAGATGACCTCCTtgaatcagagcagcagtgggaggaagaagaagagctGCAGCTGATCGAGGAGACCACTCCAGTCAAATCCTCTCCGTATTTGTGGAGCCCGCTGGGTTCATTCATGGACACTGAACCATCAAG tttGGCTGTTGGAGGACTCTCAGCATCACTGGAAGCACACACAACACTTGAAA TTCCCTGCACAAACATCCCCACTAACAGCCTGCACAATGAATCTGAATTTGCACCTGATCTGTGGGTGTGGAAGAACCAGCTCGTTCATACAGCATCCCCCACATGTGCATCGCTGTTAGGACAGCACAACGGGGCCCTTTCTTCCAGGCACTAG